Proteins from one Bacteroides mediterraneensis genomic window:
- a CDS encoding TetR/AcrR family transcriptional regulator yields MAGRRRESKREELKMRIVDTAAQAFKRLGIKAVHMDDIAGALSISKRTLYELFGDKEQLLLEVFSFYRQRVNQDMQELTSRADNVLEVVLTFYERKVNELCQVNPLFFRDLRKYPKVLDFIHEEQRRNDADAVKYFQKGVKQGIFRDDINFMIINQTMAMQMDLLIYSDITLHYPLAEIYSEITILHMRGITTEKGNRMVDEFLKNIRKKRQG; encoded by the coding sequence ATGGCAGGAAGACGAAGAGAAAGCAAGCGTGAGGAGCTGAAAATGCGCATTGTGGATACGGCGGCACAGGCTTTTAAGCGTTTAGGCATTAAAGCTGTCCACATGGACGATATTGCAGGTGCGCTGTCCATTTCCAAGCGAACGCTCTATGAACTGTTCGGCGACAAGGAACAGTTGTTGCTGGAGGTCTTCAGCTTTTATCGTCAGCGGGTCAATCAGGATATGCAAGAACTTACTTCCAGGGCGGATAACGTGCTGGAAGTAGTTCTTACATTTTATGAACGCAAAGTCAACGAATTGTGTCAGGTGAATCCTTTGTTCTTCCGCGATTTACGCAAGTATCCCAAGGTGTTGGATTTCATACATGAAGAGCAGCGGCGAAACGATGCGGACGCCGTGAAATATTTTCAAAAAGGAGTGAAGCAAGGCATTTTTCGGGACGACATCAATTTTATGATTATTAATCAGACCATGGCCATGCAGATGGACCTGCTGATTTACTCCGACATTACACTGCATTATCCACTGGCTGAGATTTACAGTGAGATTACCATTCTGCACATGAGGGGCATTACCACGGAAAAAGGGAACCGCATGGTAGATGAATTCTTGAAGAATATCCGGAAAAAACGCCAAGGATAA